TCAATCCGAGCACGAGCCGCCTGGCCGGTACCGCCGCGAGGGGGAGCGGTATCCGCGTCGACTCGATACCGTTAGAAGATTGGTTTCCCTCGCCACCAGCGTTCGCACCCGGCGATGAACCCTGAGACGGGTTGCTGTTCGATTCCGAAGGAACCACCGACCGAATGATCTGAAGCCGATTTCCGCGAAATTGCGGCCAAACATTTTGCAACTGCTCCAGGACGGCCTGAGCTGTGGCAGCGTCCATCGGAATTGTCCGCATCAGATTCACCGTGCCCGGCGGACCATCCGCGCTCGGTTCGCCCATCTTGACCAACAGTTGCTTAATCTGCTCAATTTGAGTCTTTGTACCCCTCACCAGGAGCATTCTTGTGGTAATGTCGGCGTCCACAGTCGGCGCGTTCGAGGCGGGAGAGTCGCCACTGCCCCCGAAAAGCTTATTAATCGCCAGAACGGCCAGTTGCGGATCGACGACGCGCAGCGGTATCACCTCCACCTGGCCCACTTCGCCCTGCATTTGCTGAAGCGTTGCCCGAATTGTCGCGTGTTGCGCCGGTCGCGCCCAGGCTACGAGCGCTCCCGTTTTTGGGTCGATGGCAATTCGCACATCCGGCATCCCGGCGAGAAGGGTTTGCAGCACCTGGAGAACCATTTGCGGATCGGCGGAGGTGATCGGGTAAACTTCCAACTGTGGCGTGCTTTCCAGCCGACTTGCCGGACTTTCGGAGCTCGGATCCAGCGCTTTGAGCACCTCTGCGAACCGATCCAGCATTTCGGGAGTACCTGTCACCAGAATCCTGCTGCCACTGGGATCAAGGGCAAATCGGAGAGAACCGTCGGGCGCAGCGGTCTGATCGGGGGGAATCTGAAACATCTGGCGGATGATGCTCAACACCTGATCAACCGTATACGGGTTGATCTTGAAGGTTCGTACCGTTCCGGTGGCTGCGTCCGGGTTCTCAATGGCCTCGATCATCCGCCGGATCGTTTTCAGTCGGCCGGCAGTCTCCGTAACGAGAATTTGCCGGGCTTTTGCCAGAACAACGACCGACCCCTGTGGTCCAAGCAGTTTCTTGACCTCTTGCTCGGCTTCTTCGGGCGTCATCTTGCGAAGCTGGAACAGGCAGCTTACCATCTCGTAATCGCCGCGGGAGTCCAGGTCTTCCGGCATCACGCGATCAACAAGATTGGAGGGAACGCCGTCTTCGATATTGAGGAGCATGAGCATCCGCTCGCGCCGGATGAGAACGTAGCCTTTCGTCAAAAGCACACTATTCAGCAAATCGATGGCCTCCGCCGGGGTGAATTCGTGATCGTCCACATAGTTGAAAGTTCCCGGCGGCGGAGCATCCATGACGAGGGACAGGCCAGCCTGCTGGGCAAGCCACTCCAGGACATCTTTCCATGGCTGGTAACGGAAATTGAATCGCAACTTCACGTCCCGCGGGGGCAGCTGCGGAAATTGAGTCTGCGAGGCGGTCGGGGTCGGCTGACTTGGTGGAGTGGCCAACCCTGTCTGAGCACCCATCTGTGGTGAGCTTGCCACCCCGGGCGACGGTGCGGACGAGGCCGGCACCGGGGAAGATAACGCTCCAGTTGTCTCCGCGCCGGGCGAAGCAGGACTCGGGGAATGCCCATCAGCTTGGGGCGTTATTTCACTCGATTGTGGGGGAGCAGGTTGACCGGATGGTGTCGCACCCACAGCCGATGGAGGTAGACTGGGGGAGCCGCCCTGGGACGGAGCAACCGGAGTCGCCGAAGAGGCTCCTGCTTTTTCTGGAGTCGGAGGGCTCGGAGGCATCTCGGGTGCGACGGGTGGGGTCACTCCACCTTCCGCGGGAACCACTGCCGCTGTGCCAGTTGTTGGAGCTGGCCCACTTTGCGGTGGAGCAATGGGGGCCTCGGGGTGGGGTTCCTTACCGGCTGGCCGCACTTCCGAAGCGGGACTTTCAGCGGGCGTATGGCTCCGGTGTTCCCCTGGGCTTGACGCTGGTGGTGGACCCTCTGCCGGGGACGCAACCGGGGGCTGTTCTGGGGATTGGCTACCGGGTTGACCTTCTGTCGGTCTGGGCGCGGCTTCCGAGGCTCCCGGTTCGGACTTCACAAGTTCTCCCATCAAAATCGCGCGAAGCGTTTTACGCTGGTTCTCGTTTAGCACCCCGACGGCCGAACTTTCCGAGGTTTCTCCCGACGCTGGACTGGCCGATCGTTCCGCCAGGGCCTTTGTCAGGGCTGCCCTTTGCTCTTCGGTCAGGCCAAGTCTGTCTGCGATAACGGGGTCCGCAAAGAATTTCTCGCCCAATCGCTTCAGACGGATCTGCTCCAGCTTTGCCCGCTGTTGTGTGCTCAGCACAGCGAGTCCCTCATTCTCGATTTTGCGACGGAACTGGGCAAGCTTAGCGCTTCGTTCCTGTGGAGGTAGATCTTTCAAATCAGAAAGCGTGGTTAGGATTTCGGCTTCTGCATTGTTGATGAGTTCGTTCAATTGCTTGAGCTGATTTTCGGTGAGCCCGATTTCCTTACCCACCTCGGGCTCCACCGCATAAGCAAGTACCCCCACCACCTCGTATTCCGCCGCTGAGGTAGCAGAAAACTGGTTGCCCACAAGCGCGAGGAGGAAACCGATGGCCAGCGCCATTCGCTTTGCGGCGACCCCACCGCACACCAGCCGTAACATGTCAGCGATCTGCATCGCCATTTTCCCCGATCCTACCGAAAATGCCAGCCGAAAGTCCGGCCAATTTCCGACGTGGGCAGCTTACCGTTTGCTCGCTGCCTCCCTTTCCATGATACACAGCTTGTCGCGAATATTTGCCACGAAAAACTCTTGATAGGCGCGCAGTAACCCTTGTCATGACATCCCAAAACTGTAAACATCTTCGCGCCGGGAAAGTTCCGAAAATGTGGTCAGGCCGCGAGGGCA
This is a stretch of genomic DNA from Thermogutta terrifontis. It encodes these proteins:
- a CDS encoding secretin N-terminal domain-containing protein, encoding MAMQIADMLRLVCGGVAAKRMALAIGFLLALVGNQFSATSAAEYEVVGVLAYAVEPEVGKEIGLTENQLKQLNELINNAEAEILTTLSDLKDLPPQERSAKLAQFRRKIENEGLAVLSTQQRAKLEQIRLKRLGEKFFADPVIADRLGLTEEQRAALTKALAERSASPASGETSESSAVGVLNENQRKTLRAILMGELVKSEPGASEAAPRPTEGQPGSQSPEQPPVASPAEGPPPASSPGEHRSHTPAESPASEVRPAGKEPHPEAPIAPPQSGPAPTTGTAAVVPAEGGVTPPVAPEMPPSPPTPEKAGASSATPVAPSQGGSPSLPPSAVGATPSGQPAPPQSSEITPQADGHSPSPASPGAETTGALSSPVPASSAPSPGVASSPQMGAQTGLATPPSQPTPTASQTQFPQLPPRDVKLRFNFRYQPWKDVLEWLAQQAGLSLVMDAPPPGTFNYVDDHEFTPAEAIDLLNSVLLTKGYVLIRRERMLMLLNIEDGVPSNLVDRVMPEDLDSRGDYEMVSCLFQLRKMTPEEAEQEVKKLLGPQGSVVVLAKARQILVTETAGRLKTIRRMIEAIENPDAATGTVRTFKINPYTVDQVLSIIRQMFQIPPDQTAAPDGSLRFALDPSGSRILVTGTPEMLDRFAEVLKALDPSSESPASRLESTPQLEVYPITSADPQMVLQVLQTLLAGMPDVRIAIDPKTGALVAWARPAQHATIRATLQQMQGEVGQVEVIPLRVVDPQLAVLAINKLFGGSGDSPASNAPTVDADITTRMLLVRGTKTQIEQIKQLLVKMGEPSADGPPGTVNLMRTIPMDAATAQAVLEQLQNVWPQFRGNRLQIIRSVVPSESNSNPSQGSSPGANAGGEGNQSSNGIESTRIPLPLAAVPARRLVLGLSSGKSSGSSSSTTSSASSPSGSSTPSSQPQPGSAPPGQPSGQPPFFRPWGWGPPGGFFDRRGDWNREGSERHDHGGERDRGREWSRSTFWEGPEQDQDEIDMTEDLTVTGSYRSTPWVKTQLVALVEETGNAPSTEPASQPEPTSQASQQSATPASPPSAEQPASGGGQSPVSTGDQAPVPASNPPAGSPPQASSTTPVGPSGATAPGSQPTGGAPPIIVAVTPEGLVIASQDPEALNQFEDLVRRMVSNQTAAAQQTTPELVVYYLKHSKAEVVASTLDQILGGGTLTTSGSTGGSLISEIARAAFGEVGGGLVGSLLGADTGGSSSSSTTSSRTTTRVQITPDSRLNALIVQAYPQDLQLIEEILRVLDQPDSPQDVAVQPKTVIIPVKNTQAEEIAQILRTVYQDRLVTAGGANRPPSPQEIIQLLRGGRGGPGGRSQPQQEQEKMSIGVDTRTNSLIVSAPERLLNEVRQLVEQLDQKAITDSEETTEVVTLHKASAESVSAALSALLGSGVQIRGASSSRGTTTTTSTSSSSSSNRGPQGGFPFQGGFGGFRGFGGTSFGGFSPFGSRGFSSSPSSGNRGFTPRTGSSRGR